In Magnolia sinica isolate HGM2019 chromosome 12, MsV1, whole genome shotgun sequence, a single genomic region encodes these proteins:
- the LOC131220273 gene encoding G-type lectin S-receptor-like serine/threonine-protein kinase At1g11303: MAWSPRRAEHELGMPADLASQAASARLGVHRQTIWLVRHKKRIHGLVFSHFHLSSYHLFISTGEDRIAAGQSIRTNQTITSSNDNFALGFFSPGNSTKRYVGIWYNKIPDQTVIWVANKENPLTNSTAGVLTITHDGNLVVLEGDCNILWSSNVSISVGNNTIAVLTDTGNLVLRQTDQTIIWQSFDNPSSSLLPGMRLSLNTQTGKNILLTSWKDVNDPATGSYALGIDPHTPRQLIIFSRMGVYMRDGVWQKVAIASQPEVNRIYVGYVSVVETDDEISIWVTLSDNSFMVRYLLTPTGLFQLQSWKEDSKAWAILQSSPTNECDLYSPCGPFASCDNSSSPLICKCLKGFEPRIRNDWDSGNWSGGCVRQKALVCQSNDGFFKLARMKLPDFSISAGNVSVRDCELGCLRN, from the exons ATGGCTTGGTCACCGAGGCGAGCCGAACATGAGCTGGGTATGCCTGCTGACCTAGCGAGTCAAGCTGCCTCAGCCCGACTCGGTGTACACCGACAGACAATATGGTTGGTGAG GCACAAGAAGCGCATCCATGGATTGGTATTCTCTCATTTTCATCTCTCATCTTACCATCTCTTCATTTCCACCGGGGAGGACAGGATAGCGGCAGGTCAATCCATTCGCACAAACCAGACGATAACATCTTCCAACGATAACTTCGCATTGGGCTTCTTCAGTCCCGGTAATTCCACCAAGCGCTATGTTGGGATTTGGTACAACAAGATTCCTGATCAGACGGTTATATGGGTAGCCAACAAAGAAAACCCACTTACCAATTCCACCGCTGGAGTTCTTACAATCACCCACGATGGAAATCTCGTCGTCTTGGAAGGAGATTGTAACATTCTCTGGTCATCCAATGTTTCCATCAGCGTTGGAAATAATACTATAGCAGTACTCACAGATACTGGAAATCTTGTTTTGAGACAAACTGATCAAACAATCATCTGGCAGAGCTTCGACAACCCATCCAGCTCGCTTCTCCCTGGCATGAGATTATCGTTGAATACACAAACTGGAAAAAACATACTTCTCACGTCGTGGAAAGATGTAAATGACCCAGCCACTGGCTCGTATGCTCTAGGTATCGATCCTCACACACCTCGGCAGCTAATCATATTCAGTAGAATGGGCGTGTACATGAGGGACGGGGTATGGCAAAAGGTAGCGATTGCTAGTCAGCCTGAGGTGAACCGCATCTATGTGGGTTATGTCAGCGTTGTGGAAACTGATGATGAAATTTCAATCTGGGTCACTCTCTCCGATAATTCTTTCATGGTAAGGTACCTTTTAACTCCAACGGGGCTGTTTCAGCTGCAGTCGTGGAAGGAGGATTCCAAAGCATGGGCTATTTTGCAATCTTCACCGACAAATGAATGCGATTTATATAGCCCATGTGGTCCATTTGCTAGCTGTGACAATAGTAGCTCACCGTTGATTTGTAAGTGTTTGAAAGGATTCGAGCCTAGAATACGGAATGACTGGGATTCAGGGAATTGGTCTGGAGGTTGTGTGAGGCAAAAGGCATTAGTATGTCAGAGTAATGATGGGTTTTTTAAGCTCGCCCGGATGAAATTGCCTGATTTTTCAATATCAGCGGGAAATGTTAGTGTAAGAGATTGTGAATTGGGATGCCTTAGAAATTGA